The Streptomyces sp. NBC_00459 DNA segment AACCGAACGGCGGGTCGCCGAACCCGGCTGTCGAGCGCCACTCCCAGACCCGGGTGCGCGGAACGGTCATGGCGCGCCCGTTCCCGACGAAGAAGCACTGACTCGGCCGTGACCCGCAGCGTCTGCCCGACGAGGAGGGCGACGCCTGCCGGGAAGGGCACCAGACCCGTCGCGCGACCTGTGGTGAGGCGCGTCGCACCACAGGTCGCGCGACGGGTCCCGGGGAAACGCAGCGCGACGCCGAAGCCACTCGGAACTCAGGGCTCCCACCTCTCGCGGGAATGCCGGGGCCTCTGCTAGCCTCCAACTAGATCGTTCTAGTAGCGACCAGCACATCTCATGTCGGACACGGCCTGAGGGAGACCCGAGCCGTGGCCCGCTGGAGGATTCCCATGGACCGCATGCTCCTGATGCGCAGCTTCGTCACCGTCGCACGGCTCGGCAGTTTCAACGGGGCCGCCCGAACGCTGAACTCGTCCGGCTCGCTCGTCTCACGACATGTCGCGGAACTGGAGCGGCAGATCGGTGTCCGGCTCGTCAACCGCACCGCCCGTTCCATCAGCCTGACCGAACAGGGCCTGCGCTACTGCGAGTTCGCCGCCCGGATCCTTGCCGAGATCGAGGCGGAGGAGGCCCGGATCGGACAGCAGCACGACCGGGCGGAAGGCCAGCTGAGTGTCGTCTGCCCCAAGTGGATAGGGAGTCTGGACGTCGGCGACGCGATCGCCGCGTTCGCCGCCGCGCATCCCAGGATCGCCGTCCGGTTCGAGCTGGGAGGCCTCTCGGAGCGCACCTACGACTTCCTGGACAGCGGCTTCGACGTCGCCCTGCACACCCGGGACCTGCGGGACTCCCGGGTGCACCTCAAGAAGATCGCGTCTCTCCCCTTCACCCTGTGCGCGTCCGAGGAGTACGTGAAGCGCCACAGTTCCCTCGCCCACCCCAGCGACCTGGCCGCACATGACTGCCTCGTGCATGTCAACGAGCCGGTCTGGCGTCTCGGGCAGGGGTCCACCTCCAGCCTGCACAAGATCCGCAACGTGGCCTTCTCCTCCAACTCGTACATCGCTCTGCAGAAGGCCGCCGTCCAGGGGCGCGGCATCGCCCTGCTCCCCCAGCGGTCGGCCTACGAGGACCTGGTTTCCGGGGCACTCCTGGCCCAGCTCCCCTCGGTCCCCGTCCCCGAGCGCCCGCTGTTCGCGGTCTACGGCCCCGGACAGACCGTGCCGCGGAAGACCGTAGCCCTGCTGGAGTTCCTCACCCGCTGGTTCAGGGAGAACCCGATTCCCGTGCTGGCGACCTGAGGCAACCGCGCCCGCAAGAGTCCTCTCGGTGACGGTCAGCCGGTCAGTGGTCCGACTGGTGTGCGCGTGGACGCGGCGCGCCGCGTGAGGGGCCACGGCGACGCTCGTCCACGGAAACCCCGACTACAGCGCGGAGACGTCCGTTCGCCGCCTGTCGGGCTTGAAGGGGAGTGCGGCCACCGTCGCCCGGATCTCGCGCTGCGAGGTTCCCGGCCTCCCCCACACCACCACCACCTCGGTCCCGGGCTCCGCGTGGGCCGGGTCGATCCCGCACAGGGAGATGGTCGACCGCAGGTTCACGCTGACCGTCCGGCCCGTGGAGGCGCCGACAAGCCGTCCCCCGACGAGAACCTGGTCGAAGACCGGGCCGCGCCCCCGGGGCAGTTCCATGGCGTCGGGCAGGTCGCCTCCGCCCATCGTCGCGGCAAGGACACCCGTGACGTCGGAGGTGTTCCAGCGCAGGCCGACGAGCGTCCTGTACGGCTCCCCCTTGGCGGCGTCCGCCACCAGCGCGTCGCGGCCCAGGAAGTCGCGGTCGGGGACGCCCTTGCGGAAGCCCCAGCCCAGTTCGGCCGGCTTGCGGAAGTAGTCGGTGACGCCGTTCTCCGGTACGAAGCTGCCTCCGGGAAAGGCCATCCTGAACTGCCTGGGCACGGCGGGGGTCACGACGGACGAGGCAACGTAGTCGAGGCCGTTCGTGGCGATGCCCGCCTCGATGTGCTGAACGGGCTGGGACCGGAAACCGAGCTGACGGATCCCGAACTGCCCTCCGCTCTCGACCGCGGCGGACCAGATCTCGTTGGCATGTCCGGCCGGGCCGTGCAGTTCGTAGCCGAGTTCGCCGGAGATGCCCGTACGGAGGATGCGTACGGGGATGCCGGCGACGCTGGACATCCGGCTCCGGCAGAAGGCGATGTCGCGCAGGCTCTCCCCGGTCAGCTTCTCCATCGTGTCCAGGGCCGCCGGACCCTGGATGCCGAAGATGAACAGCTCGGGGCTGACGTCCTGGATCTCCGCGTCCCAGCTCCCCTGGCTCAGCTGCCACAGCAGCCAGTCCCCGCTGCCGGCCGTGTAGAGGAACTCCTCCTCGCCCAGGTGGCACAGGACCCCCTCGGACGCCACCCAGCCGTTCTCGTCGAGCTGGACGTGATGCTTGATCTGTCCGACCTCGAAGCGGGACAGGTCCCGCATGCCGTGCCAGGCGAGGAAGGCTCGCGCCTGGCTCCCCCGGACGACGAGCTTGTGCAGCGGCGACCAGTCGCCTATGTAGCAGGAAGCGACGTGCGCGATGCTCTCGTCGATCCAGCCGGAGTACTCAAGAGGCAGCAGGGTCTGGGCGAAGTGACCGTAGGCCTGCAGGTTGTTGCTCACGGCCTGGGCCGACGCGGCAGGGCTGAAGTAGGCCGGCCGCTCCGCGACGAAGGGGGCGTCCTTCAGTCGCAGGACCGCCTCGTAGGTGGCGCGCTGGACTTCGGTGATGTCCACGGGTGATCCTCCCGCTCATGGGGCTTGGTCTGTCGGGCTGTGGGGCCATGGACCCGCAGGGCGGTCCAGACCATCTGGAATGTGCGAGTACTTCCGCCGCTCACACGTCCGGCGTGGTCTCCGGTGGGGTGATGCCGAACCTGGCCGCGCTCTCCGTCAGTTCGCGCCAGACCTTCGGCGCCACCGGTACCCCCTGCGCGGCCCGCTGCCCGGCCACGCCGGCACTGCGCTCCCCGGGGTAGTACACGCCGTCCGCGCCGTCGGCGACCGGGAGCCCTTTGAGGGTGCCGAGGGTGGCGTCGGCGTCCGCGGTGAAGGTGCCGGGGTCGCCGAAGGCCGCTGGGGCGAGGGCGATGAGCAGGGCGTTCTGGCGGTGCTTGCGGCCCTTCGGGTCGTCCGAGTGGAACGCGGAGAAGATCGGCGCGCCGACCAGCACGCTGGTGAGCAGCTCAAAGGCCAGGGACATGCCGGAACCCTTGGCGCCGCCCAGCGGAAGGGGCATGACCGCCTTCTCCGGGTCGGTGGTCGGCGTGCCGTCCTCCGTTGCGGCGGCGCCCTCGGGCAGCGGGGTACCGCTCGCCCTGGCCTGGCGGATCTTGCCGAGCGCGATGGTCGCGGTGGCCATGTCGAGCAGCAGCGGGGCGTGGTCCCGGGCGGGTACGGCGATGGCGAGCGGGCTGGTGGCCACGGCGGCGCCCTTGACGCCGGTGTAGCCCATGTTGGGCATGCCGGCGACGAACCCGAGGCCGACCAGGCCCTGTTCGGCGATCTTCGAGACGTAGTAGCCGATAGCGCCGGTGTGCACGGTCTGCCGTACGCCCACGGAGGCGATCCCGGTCTCCCGGGCCCGCCGCACCGCTTCCTCGGCAGCCATGGTGAGGGCCACCGGACCGGGGGCGCGGTCGGCGTCGAGGACGGCGGTGGCGGGCGTGCTGGACTCGACCCGGATGCGCGGCCGGGCGTTGGCCACGCCCTTGGCGAGCAGTTCCAGGTAGGCGGTGACGCGCCCGACGCCGTGGGAGTCCACGCCGCGCAGCGAGGCCCAGACGAACACGTCGGCGGTGGTGCGGGCGTGCTCGGGGCTGAGCCCGCCGTTTTCGAGCAGCTCGGCGGCGAAGGTGCGCAGGTCCTCGGCCGAGACCCGGACTTTGCCCGGCTTGGGGGGTGTGTCGGTCATGACGGTGGAAGCCTCCTGTGTCAGAGGTCTGCGGTCAGCGGGTGACGAGGACGTCGACGACGGCGGTGGTGCCGTCCGCCACGGCCTTGAGCGCGCGCTCCAGGGCGGGACCGAGGGAGTCGGGGGCGTCGACGGTCTCGGTGTGCAGGCCGAACGGCTCGGCGAACGCCGCCAGGCGCGGCAGCCGGTGCAGGTCGGTGCCCAGCCACTCGCCGGTCTCGGCCGCCGCGCCCTCGGGGTAGAACCTGCGGTGGTTGAGGTTCATCGACTTGTAGACGCGGTTGTTGAACACCACGATCAGCAGCGGGAGTTGATACGTCCTGGACGCGTCGTACGACGGGATCACCGGGTTGTAGGCGAAGGCGCCGTCGCCGATGGTGAGCACCACGGGGCGCTCCCGGGCGGCGAGTTTGACGCCGAGGGCGACCGCGATGCCCTGGCCGAGGCCGCCCTGCACGTAGAAGTACGAGTCGGGGGCGTCGGTCCGCAGGTGGCGCTTGACCACGCGGCTGTGGGTGATGGTCTCGTCGACGACGATGCCGTCCCGCCCGTCGAGGAGCGTGCGCAGGGTCGCGGCGACGAGCACCGGGTCGATGCCCTCGGCCCGCGCCGCTCCCGCCTCGGCGGCGGCGATCGCGGCCTGCTCGTCGGCGTGCCGTTCCTCCTGCGCCGAGCGCCGGGCGGTGACGGCCGCCACGTCCAGGCCTGTGGCCCGCTTGGCGAGCTGGCGCAGCGTGTTGGCGACGTCGCCCTCCAGGTACCGGTCGGCGAACAGCACCTGGTAGACGACGTGCGGACGCTGCGGGACCCCGTCGATGACGACGACCTGTGCCTTCGCGGGGCGCCTGCTGGGCGGGTAGAACGGGGCCCGGCAGTTGACCAGGAGGATCAGGTCCGCCTCGTGCAGCCAGGATCCGATGTCGCTGCCCGCGTGCAGCGGATGGGCGCGAGGGAAGTTCCCGCAGACCGCCGAGTCGGGCTCGACGACCGGGATGCTCCAGGCCTCGGCGAAGGCGAGAAGTGCCTCGAAGCCGCCGTCCTCGCGGCCCGCGGTCTCCGTGACAACCACGGGGTTGGTGGCCTCGCGGATCATCTGGGCGACGGCGTCGACCTCGTCGGGCGAACTGTGCGTGGAGCCCGGCGCGACGACGGGCTTCGCCTCGCGGCCGTCCCACTCCTCGAGAAGGGTCTCCAGCGGGATGTTCAGGTACACCGGTCCCGCCGGGGCCCGCCAGGCCAGTTCCGCGGCCCGGGTGATCATCGTGGGCAGGGTGTGGACGCTGGCGGCCTCGGTGGACCACTTGGTGAACGGCTGGGCCACGCCCTGCGGGCCGCCCACGATGGACAGGTTGCGGTACCACTGTCCGCCCGGGTCCGGCCCGGGTCCGTCGCCGTACGTGGTCGACTCCGAGGAGGCGACCACCATCGGTACTCCGGCCAGGAGTGCGCCGTGCACGGCCATGGAGCCCTGGAGCAGGCCGGGGGCCGCGTGCAGCAGAACCCCCTGCGGGCGGCGTCTGACGAGTCCGTAGCCGGTGGCCATGCCCACGGCCACCGTCTCGTGGGTGAGGTCCAGGTACCGCGGGGCGCTCTCGCCGTCGCGGTGACGGCGGGCCAGCGACTCCCAGACGGGGGCCCACTCGGACCCCGACGCGCAGAAGAGGTGGTCGGCGCCGACGGCGTCGAAGGCGGATACGAAGGCATCACCGCCGTCAATGCCCGGTGTATTGCCGGTGTCTGTCATGGCGTGTGGTTCCTCAGCCCTCGACCGGCCAGTTGAGGACCTCGGAGATGCCGCGGCCCATGATCCATTCGAGCTCTTCGGGCGTGAAGTCCCAGTGCTTGGTGAACTGCTCGATCGTGTCGGTGTAGGTGATGCCGTGGCCGAGCAGCCGGGTGATGTCGGTGCCGTAGAAGCAGCGCTGCGGGCCCATCCTGTCGACCATCTCGCGCACGTACTTCTGGATGTTGTTGTTCGGGAAGGGCTGGGTGGAGTAGCCCGGCAGGGCCGAGACCTTGACGTAGATGTTCGGGTGGACGGCCAGGTCGGCGGTCTCCTGGACCCAGTAGCCGATCGCGTCGTCGACGCAGCGGGCCATGATGCCCATGTGGTCGATGATGATCTTCAGCTCGGGATGCTTGGCGGCGATCTCGCCGAGCTCGCGCTTCCAGATCGGGGCGTGGACCATCGTCGGGATGCGCAGTTCCTCGGCGATCGGCCAGTACCACTCGTTGGTGCCGTCGATCATCCAGTTGCGGTCGATCGGCCGGTGGAAGGTCAGCCGCGTGCCCTTGACGTGCGGGTTCTGCGCGAAGTCCGCGAGCATGGCCTTGCCCTCTTCGGGCTTGTTCTGCGGGATGCGCGCCATGATGCCGAAGCGGTCGGGGTGCGCCTCGCATGCCTTCAGGGCGTAGTCGATGCGGTCGCCCTCCCAGGACGGCGGCAGGATCAGCGCGCGGTTGACGCCGGCCTCGTCCATGAGCTCCAGGGCCT contains these protein-coding regions:
- a CDS encoding amidohydrolase family protein, which translates into the protein MFVVDTQIHIWLEETPDRPWVPGARERIRLNGHREDPFSYEEALELMDEAGVNRALILPPSWEGDRIDYALKACEAHPDRFGIMARIPQNKPEEGKAMLADFAQNPHVKGTRLTFHRPIDRNWMIDGTNEWYWPIAEELRIPTMVHAPIWKRELGEIAAKHPELKIIIDHMGIMARCVDDAIGYWVQETADLAVHPNIYVKVSALPGYSTQPFPNNNIQKYVREMVDRMGPQRCFYGTDITRLLGHGITYTDTIEQFTKHWDFTPEELEWIMGRGISEVLNWPVEG
- a CDS encoding LysR family transcriptional regulator, which gives rise to MDRMLLMRSFVTVARLGSFNGAARTLNSSGSLVSRHVAELERQIGVRLVNRTARSISLTEQGLRYCEFAARILAEIEAEEARIGQQHDRAEGQLSVVCPKWIGSLDVGDAIAAFAAAHPRIAVRFELGGLSERTYDFLDSGFDVALHTRDLRDSRVHLKKIASLPFTLCASEEYVKRHSSLAHPSDLAAHDCLVHVNEPVWRLGQGSTSSLHKIRNVAFSSNSYIALQKAAVQGRGIALLPQRSAYEDLVSGALLAQLPSVPVPERPLFAVYGPGQTVPRKTVALLEFLTRWFRENPIPVLAT
- a CDS encoding thiamine pyrophosphate-dependent enzyme; the encoded protein is MTDTGNTPGIDGGDAFVSAFDAVGADHLFCASGSEWAPVWESLARRHRDGESAPRYLDLTHETVAVGMATGYGLVRRRPQGVLLHAAPGLLQGSMAVHGALLAGVPMVVASSESTTYGDGPGPDPGGQWYRNLSIVGGPQGVAQPFTKWSTEAASVHTLPTMITRAAELAWRAPAGPVYLNIPLETLLEEWDGREAKPVVAPGSTHSSPDEVDAVAQMIREATNPVVVTETAGREDGGFEALLAFAEAWSIPVVEPDSAVCGNFPRAHPLHAGSDIGSWLHEADLILLVNCRAPFYPPSRRPAKAQVVVIDGVPQRPHVVYQVLFADRYLEGDVANTLRQLAKRATGLDVAAVTARRSAQEERHADEQAAIAAAEAGAARAEGIDPVLVAATLRTLLDGRDGIVVDETITHSRVVKRHLRTDAPDSYFYVQGGLGQGIAVALGVKLAARERPVVLTIGDGAFAYNPVIPSYDASRTYQLPLLIVVFNNRVYKSMNLNHRRFYPEGAAAETGEWLGTDLHRLPRLAAFAEPFGLHTETVDAPDSLGPALERALKAVADGTTAVVDVLVTR
- a CDS encoding Ldh family oxidoreductase encodes the protein MTDTPPKPGKVRVSAEDLRTFAAELLENGGLSPEHARTTADVFVWASLRGVDSHGVGRVTAYLELLAKGVANARPRIRVESSTPATAVLDADRAPGPVALTMAAEEAVRRARETGIASVGVRQTVHTGAIGYYVSKIAEQGLVGLGFVAGMPNMGYTGVKGAAVATSPLAIAVPARDHAPLLLDMATATIALGKIRQARASGTPLPEGAAATEDGTPTTDPEKAVMPLPLGGAKGSGMSLAFELLTSVLVGAPIFSAFHSDDPKGRKHRQNALLIALAPAAFGDPGTFTADADATLGTLKGLPVADGADGVYYPGERSAGVAGQRAAQGVPVAPKVWRELTESAARFGITPPETTPDV
- a CDS encoding aminomethyl transferase family protein, with amino-acid sequence MDITEVQRATYEAVLRLKDAPFVAERPAYFSPAASAQAVSNNLQAYGHFAQTLLPLEYSGWIDESIAHVASCYIGDWSPLHKLVVRGSQARAFLAWHGMRDLSRFEVGQIKHHVQLDENGWVASEGVLCHLGEEEFLYTAGSGDWLLWQLSQGSWDAEIQDVSPELFIFGIQGPAALDTMEKLTGESLRDIAFCRSRMSSVAGIPVRILRTGISGELGYELHGPAGHANEIWSAAVESGGQFGIRQLGFRSQPVQHIEAGIATNGLDYVASSVVTPAVPRQFRMAFPGGSFVPENGVTDYFRKPAELGWGFRKGVPDRDFLGRDALVADAAKGEPYRTLVGLRWNTSDVTGVLAATMGGGDLPDAMELPRGRGPVFDQVLVGGRLVGASTGRTVSVNLRSTISLCGIDPAHAEPGTEVVVVWGRPGTSQREIRATVAALPFKPDRRRTDVSAL